A window of the Ostrea edulis chromosome 1, xbOstEdul1.1, whole genome shotgun sequence genome harbors these coding sequences:
- the LOC125683574 gene encoding uncharacterized protein LOC125683574 — protein MRKTEGIIKFRCLQKIRHIRWKWNKRSTTNTGHEPPKKKKAPKIFKTDITEDIAQGDMTENEAVEAMKQELEKPKKEQNKALILKVQRRTFNKRRQFLPSVRDGDLQCIVQKYPVLSYPEFIHKEFEILKPELKKEVLTDRWTDMLRILDEILNTDQESDIEDDDVNKDGDMAILTVLKAVEVQIQYKTKKEADLISLVNVKNPVLTTKASSPPRAVILQNEDGTVNSCYVVGDKLEFRVGKDIKELLQFLLMIYYVFDMNYPKCYQLLGFLQVALFRDSAPFFRCSRFSKFEKEYVDKRDSANV, from the exons ATGAGAAAAACAGAgggaattataaaatttagatgtCTCCAAAAAATCCGTCACATAAGATGGAAGTGGAATAAAAGAAGCACAACAAACACAGGACATGAACctccaaaaaagaaaaaagctCCAAAGATATTTAAAACAGATATCACAG AAGACATTGCTCAAGGGGATATGACAGAAAATGAGGCAGTTGAAGCTATGAAGCAAGAACTAGAGAAACCAAAAAAGGAACAGAATAAGGCCTTGATTTTAAAGGTTCAAAGGCGTACATTCAACAAAAGGAGGCAATTTCTGCCTTCTGTGCGGGACGGTGATCTACAGTGTATCGTGCAGAAATACCCAGTACTGTCATATCCAGAATTT ATACATAAAGAATTTGAGATCTTAAAACCAGAACTTAAGAAGGAAGTGCTTACTGACAGGTGGACAGATATGCTTAGGATTCTTGATGAAATCCTCAACACAGATCAG GAAAGTGACATTGAGGACGATGATGTAAATAAGGATGGGGATATGGCAATCTTGACAGTTCTGAAGGCAGTGGAGGTACAAATTCAGTACAAAACAAAAAAGGAAGCTGATTTGATCTCTTTGGTTAAT GTCAAAAACCCAGTGCTGACCACAAAAGCCTCAAGTCCTCCAAGGGCAGTGATCCTGCAGAATGAGGATGGCACAGTCAACAGTTGCTATGTTGTTGGTGACAAACTTGAGTTTAGAGTCGGGAAAGACATTAAAGAattattacagtttctgttaaTGATTTACTATGTTTTTGATATGAACTATCCAAAGTGTTACCAACTATTGGGCTTCCTGCAAGTTGCCCTATTTCGGGATAGTGCCCCTTTTTTCAGGTGCTCTAGATTTAGCAAGtttgaaaaagaatatgtaGACAAAAGAGATTCAGCAAATGTTTAA